The sequence below is a genomic window from Ischnura elegans chromosome 2, ioIscEleg1.1, whole genome shotgun sequence.
AGGTTAAATGTGAAACCAAAAAGCGAGCTGGGCTAAAGGCAAAGAGCTCCATGTTTAAATACGACCATAGTAACTAATGGTTATCATAGACCTCACCCAAAACATCTCTCAATTTTAACTACGATTATATCAATTCGGACGGGTGGTTCTTATGAGGGACgggacaggggcggatccaggattttgttggGGGGGTCGGACAGGCAAACGATcatctcatacttgagattaaaaacaattactgtacgaaatattccctttattttaacatgaaagttattaatatgaaattaaatgattgaggctccatgatatacaaaacaaaatgaacataatggtaacatgtctattttttaagcgtccggGGGAGCACGGACCCTcgtcccccctaaatccgcctataacCGAGGAAGTTTTTACGACGGGCCTAGTGGATTGAAGGACTTATAGAATGCCAAGAACCATTACGGTTAAATAAGACAAATGAGATCAAGAAAGATTTGGTGGGAACCCCCGCCCCCTCCATCCGGATACGCCCAAGATCTATTTAGTACGTTTCCATTTCGAAAGTTTCTTGTTATGGTTGTATCTACCGTCCAAAGCGtcagtgaatagggtagtttccttcatcaaagaaaacgaaaggcattgattgcgattcgttacccaccattagtgtattcataatacacaaattatttggtttttgaaataccggtttagacgaatggcaagggtcaaatgttatcctcatttgaaaaaggccagattggcgcccatgcgattccactccacgtgacgtcacagggacctagtttctacacgagaggataggagttatacatcgtctgaggttaccaatgcatgcatgaggcacagagctcagggaaacatgtcttaataatcacctattaaaactggctaaggtcggaaagttttcttcgtttgataaggtattaataaaccttttttacgccaagcgctaccagccagcaaggtactcagctacccgctagcatcctgcgtcctatcagcgctcagagcctcgatcaaggtcacctcacaaggcgggagggggaaccagaaatgcgtcgcacggactttttcccatcattcctacttacgcgtcgcgttttcgcgcgcttgaaatttttcacttttcattttatagcgaaaaataagtatcgtcatttaaaaatctaaaagcgtgaaatacgtactccaggagtaataatctttcgatttaggcaataaaaaaataatagggaaccaccctattatgtgcGCATGCATCACCACAAATATAgagccagaaaaaaattggagaggTTTGAAAAGGAGGTGGTTTATTTTGAGGTATGACACTCAAGACCTTGATTAAACGGAAATTGTTACGATATGGATAAGCTCAAACGCAAAACAGGAACTAGGCGAACAACGTATTTCAGGTTTTACACTGAGTTTTTCAATGGTTCTTGGGGCGGTTAGATTTTTCAGATCAGTAAAGTCGGAAAAGCTAACGCTCGAGGAATATTGGCTCCACGGGGTGGATACACGAAAAAAGTACTTCTTTTCATTTATCAATCCGTGGAAACGAACGCCATAGGAGCTCAAATTAAAGCAGCATCAAAAAGCTATTTAAGGGATTTGTTAACattcgtgatttttttcatggatgaTTTTAGGATGGGAACGGCTAGGAAATCgagaaaatgaacattttaaatttcataatgataAAAAGTTTCTATGCCATTAGATATGACGCAATATATAGGACTATATTTCGTCCTTACAGATGTATTCCTTAAAGTTCATATCTGTTCCACGGCTTACAAATACATATGAAAGAAATACAATTAAATTCCAGGGTAAACTGATGTATTAAGCAACGCCAACGCTTGCTGATGAGATGTGCGGTGTATCCAAAACCATTTCCGTCCACTGTAGTCCTACGGCTACATCCTGCCATTCTGAGCAAAACTAGCACTTATTTTTTGTAATCGAATCgccacaaatatgttgttgaagcttgcaataacttcaTCCACTTATTATAGTTCATTTTcatgaagccggtcgaaataagcccacttACGGAAACAGACGGGTaagaaacggaaattcaatatggacacCTATCTGCCTGCAAATTACATGCAATTATCATAGACGTAAATAGTGAATAATATTGAATACAAAATTTAACTTCTCTACATCCAAAAATACGCTTGCcctgaatattcgtattttctaTTAAGGTCACTCGtataaattgaacaacattagattttGGCCTTGTTACCACTCAAAATCAGTGTAGCTATAAGGCTATGGGTCATTATATAGAAACAAGGTGATACAAAACCAAAATAGTTCACTGGATTACTGATAACGACTATAGGAGCAACGCCCCTAagtatcttcacaatcgcaagcaaaAACATTCCTGGGTGGAAATGGATTAAATGAATTGGTGTCATTCGCACTCACCAAAAGAATCGGGAGTCGCGTTGTTTGGAGGCTACGCGTTACTGTGTAGCTAAATATTTTGCGCGTGTTTTCATGACTATTGATAAATTTTACACTAGCTTAAGTGTGATGATTCCGATACATATTTTCTATTTCGAATTCGTACATTTTTCTCCAATGTCAACCTTTCACCCCTTGGCCACGTTGAAATACCTTCAAAGCACGACAAGGGGATGGAAGACGTACACTGTACACCATGGACCAGGTCTGGAGGGTAATCACAGCCCAGAGGAAGCAGAAGAAATGCTCAACATAACTCATTTGAGCTTTCCAATACCGGCCGGAGTTCGATGGTGGGGTAGGATATATATTTACTGagttttttctatgaaatttggataaaaaatctcatgaaataacaaaaattttctcagaaaagtTATAAGAAACGGAAAAACACCTTTCATTCTTGCCTCGTACGGAGAATCCATGCATTCATATTTGCCGGGAATCGCGGAAGAGAGATTCGATATGTTTCGTCGTGATTCGATACTTACAATTACTGTCTTTATTTGTTTCAAATGCAATCATGCAATCCGCAGCTTGTGCGTAATAGTCGAGGTCACGTTTTGTTTGGATATCGCAAGTAAGAGCGAAACTACAATTTTAGGGTGGGAAGTGGCGTTTGAAGAGAAGTACTGGTTATAGTAAAACTATCCTTGATTTTTCGCGTTCGTGGTGTAATGTAAAACAATCTCCATGTCGTCTGTACAGCCAGAAATGTACACGTGTATAGCGTGTAGGGTAGCTTTTAAGAATTCTGAAGTGCAGAGACAGCATTATAAATCTGATTGGCATAGATATAACTTGAAGCGAAGAGTTGCCGAGCTTCCTCCTGTATCTGCAGAAGAATTTCAACGTCGAGTTTTGCTACAAAGGGAGAAAGACGAGGCTGAAAATAAGGAGTCGTCAGTCTATTGCAACTACtgcaaaaaatcatttaacaATCAGAAGTCCTACGAAAATCATCTCAACTCCAAAAAACACCGAGATTCAGTTTCCAGTTATATCAATGAAAATTCTGTTAGTGCTTCGAACAATGTCGATTCCAAGTCAAAAATAGCGAGTGGTAGTGGCAGTAGTGGTAGTAAGAGTGGCCCTCGAGAATTTGTGAATCGTCAAGATGCTCGAAGAAGAATGGATAGTGATATTTCTACTGACTCTGAAATAGAAGAAGTGGATTCTGACGAGTGGGAAGAAATAAGTGGAGAAGCTATCCCCGTTAATGACTGCTTGTTTTGCAACCATCATAGCTGTAATGTTGAGAAAAATTTGAAGCACATGACATTAgtgcattccttttttgttccGGACGTAGAGTATGTCGTAGATATGGATGGCCTCTTGACGTATTTAGGAGAAAAGGTTGGGGAAGGGTTCATGTGTCTTTGGTGTAATACCAGAGGAAGAACATTCTATTCCCTTGAAGCAGTGAGGAAGCATATGATCGATAAAGGACACTGTAAAATGCTTCATGAAGGAGAGGCTTTGGCTGAATATGTGGACTTTTACGATTACAGTTCCAGTTACCCGACTGATTCTGAAAATCCTGACGAAGAAGTGATGATACCTGTCTTGGAAGATTCAGATTACACTCTGACCTTGCCATCTGGTGCAGTCATAGGTCACAGGTCTCTTATGAGATACTATAGGTGAGGATACTGGAGTAAGCTAATGTAGTGTGGTGTAGTGTCATTTTTGAATAGACCACTATTTAGACCATAGATTTAAAGGCAATAAATGTGACTGTTggatattgttattttattaacatccatgcttaatatttttttcaggcaaAATTTGAATCCAAATAGAAGTCTGGTGCTGCAGAAGGGTATTCATCGCGTCATAGCGCAGTATAAGTCACTTGGATGTGCTACTACTTGCGCCGAGGCTTTGCAAAGGTTTGTCTTTGTTTAAACTCGCTAGTGTGAAATCAGTGTAGTATTGATTAATAAGCTTCTTCAGTAATATGCCCCTTTATTCTACAATAGCGATTCGCTccatagaataaatataaacacgAAGAACACTATTTTTATCTATTGTATTAtcgaacatattttttttaggtttttataaatgttattgtTAATCTTTCGTTTTACTTAGGTACCAACCCTCTTTGAAACTAGTGCCTCTAACAACTACTGAATGCTTACATCCACCTGCAATGTAAGGCGCATCGtatcttttaaaaattggaaagtacaaagttccTCATTGAAATTATCTTAATTATGGGTGAATTTTCGGTGTATGTAATATCTTATCACGCAAGCTATTTTGGTTTGAaataatttcctctaaaaaattttattgtgcTGTAATATCTAAGCTACCCTATTGGTTACTTACATGCGGCATTTCTGAAATAGGACCATGACTTATGAATCCGCCTATGATGGCTATGGTCAAGACAAGTTCTTCTGCAATGATTTTGTTTAGccacattattattaaaattcactCAATTTTGTGTAATCGTTATTGCCAGCGAGGAATATTACAATCTAAAGAATAGTGGCAATTGTAATCTCAATGTACGTGTGTGTAAAACTTGTATGTGTGCATGGAAAGCATTTAAGTTATTTGATGCTTTATTTAAGTTTCTTATTCTGGAATCTGATTCTTTTCTATTGGATATTAACATTAGTTAGGATTTGAGCCTACCACCTTTTCCTTGTTAGGTTTAATGCTCCCCACAGTGGTATCTCTCTCTCTAAATTGAAAGGACCGATGTTGAAAACATACTGTAATTTCTCATTTATGTTATTTGTGACAGAATTTTGTCAGCTTGTTTACTTAGAGATTATGGGAGATTCCCTGGGGTTCGTTTTTGGGTGCTTTCATAGGAAGTAATCTTGTTATTTTAACTTGTATACTTTTGGGTATCTcagattttattcttttaatctAGTGTTCCTCTATTCAccttaaatttttcattgaaattaggGGTTGAGTAACCCCATAACTTTTAGAAGATTATCACCAGCATATAAGGGACTTAAAGTTTATGTTTGTTATTCAAAAATTCGATTTTCAATCCTGTGGCTGTTTGTCAGGGATTCAGCTTCATAAATCTTATGTCATAATAGAATAAGCTGAGAAGCTGCTTGACATGATCCTCGAAAAGTTAGCGTCACTGCTTTGGGGCGTTTATAGAGTTGACAGGACTCTATCTATCTCTCCTCTGAAAAGCAACGGACTGGACTCAGGGTATCGAAATTGGATCGTTTGAAAGTgattcaggcttgacgtggtggaaatgcgatatattcatgataaaatatgaacaacaaatgtCTTTATTCTGTCATGACTCACTTTGTTAAAGTTAAATTTCCCAATGATAAAACAATTTGACCTTCACCCACACCCACCTTTGTTTATGTTTTATATCACCAGCCCTCCTTTGTTCAcccaacattttttcaaattgtttgtTTTGTATGCAGTCACATACAaaattcatggcaaatttcatccttggtgtagaGTTATTCTGCTTTAAGGGTTAGATGTCATCCCTCTGCAAGACTGGTGCTCAATACTAGATCACAAGTGATACCAATGAATTTGTCTGCTACACAATGCTGTGGGTTTTATATCGGTGGGGAGCACTGAATTTGGATAGAGCAAAAAGAAATTATCTATGAAAATTCAGCAAAAGCATGCTAGGTTATGTTCTTGAGAATGCTATACTTTGACTTTCCTTAGTTGGGATTTATCTGTTAAACAGTCAATCAGTGAAAGCCTCCGATCTGTTGAACGAGGTGgggtattggaaaaaaaatcttttattttcatcagatGATATTGTCAACAATACATAGTTTTCCTAAATTTCTtgagaaaacattaatatttcgtcAAAATGTGGCAGTTTTTTCTTTACAATTGCATTGACACTTGCATAGACTATATAAAGCAGCATAAATGTTAAGTATTTAAACACAGGTATAGCAGGCATCTATATTTCAGCTCACGTTGCTGATTATTTCAGCATTACTTCCCTTTTTTCACTTTGTGATTGtatgtaaattattaattatcaatgcttcaaattttgtgaattttctttaCACTGGTTTTTCTCTTAACAATGCAATCATAATGCAAACATGTGTGGAAGCATTGATTTTACGATGTTAATTACAGGTATGATGTTAATTATGGTGGTAATGTTTTACAGTAATAATgttaaatgttaaaatgaaacTTAACTACATCAACAGTTAAATGATATACTCTTTCACTGTGGAAGAATCTATGGTGACATTACACTTTGCaattatggtaaaattaaatcaattaaagtAGTACACATCCCATCCTGGGACAGAGACTATGAGATATCTGCCTCAACAGAAGACCCTGTGAAAACCAGCATCCTATGCGTCAATGGTATTAATTCCCAAGTGCTAACTTATGATGGTCTGATTATAAACATTATGACTGTTGAAGTCAATGAATTAATtgattgctaatttaaattaaaagaaaaaagcaaaagggttgtcaagggttagCAGTTGTAGATTAGTTACCGGAAAAAGATCATCaatcaaagagacaacaacggcATGTATTATTAAAGACTATATAGATCATTATTTATGTTAATACTGTGCCCAATAGTTATTCATGGAGCAAGAGAAGGACTTAATTCAATAATGGCCATCATGGAGTGGATAAATAATACGATGTTTAACATGATATGATATTCATTATCTGTGCTTGCCTGCTGCTGTGCAAAATAGCTATAATGATGCAAGATAATTTTGTATTATGGTATTGTCTGTAACTGATTGATGTTTCTAAGTGCCATAAGTAATTATGTACTATAATTCTTGCATAATAGGTTTTTTTAACTATAAGAAGTTTTGAGAGCAGCATAAAATGAGCATGTATGCAAAGGTCATGGGTTTTTTGGAAAACAATTTCAGTGGAAGAGACAATTGGGTGGTTTTTATCAGTAATCTGCTAAAATGGAACTTTAAGTCATATCTTGTGATGATGTATTTAATGATGCACTCTGTTTTATTGCAGGAAAGCTAGAGATGTCCACTACATGAAAAAAGTTCAAGCAAAAAATGTGCTCAAGCTGTCAACTAAAGCAAACAAGTTCCAGAGATATTTTAGACCTCAGGTTAACTTTTGAGCCATTTTGTTTTGTTATAAATCTGAAACTCTTATTCgttttcaacacatttttattttattttgtgaatattgTTTAAATAAGAGTGAATAATTATGATCAAAATCATCCACATAAAGAGTTAATCCTGTAAATACCATTATGGCAAGTTtgtaaaaatatggtaaatataGTTGAATTGGTTCTggataagtatatttttattttaaatcgtttttaaaTCCTCCAAGTCTGTAACTTTTCTCTCttataattaaaaagtgaaataggtatttaattttattaaattttggagAGATGCATGTAGtcttgaaaaatttatttgccacTCATTAATGCAAAATGGGACCATATCACCACTAAAACAATCTGTAGCAAAAAAGGATGGTAGGTGCAATTGGCAGGAGGTGTAGAACAACACATTAGAAAACTCTTGAGTGCATGAGTAATGTTAGATAAATCTACAAATTTGCAAAACTACATGGCTGACAAGCAATAACCACctggggtgcagctaggaattaaggctggggagggtttttaggtgcaactaataccggggtgtgtgggggtatggaatacccaccaggataagtgttaggtgcgagattattaaattgcggaatgttAAGATtaatggatcaaaatggtgagttttacggctttatgagggatattttaataatccttacctTAATAAGGGTTTTatccctcaaccccccccccccccctccctgcagCACTGATAACCACAGCCCAAAAAGCTGCattggtaaaagaaaaaaaaaaatgtgatcTGTGATTAATAATTGTTTAACTCAGTAAATAAATGTTGATGGGCTATGTTCAGCTCCTCTCAGCATAATCGGAAATTCCaagttaataaatataattttttttaatgatcttttTAACTTcagatacatattttaaaatgaagttgTGCATAGCCTTCACTTAGGCACTGCTTCACAAGACAGCATATAAGTGTTTGATATCAACATCATCACCGAGTTGTATTGAAAAATTGAGTTCCACATGCATCCCTGGAATTTGAATGCGAATCCTAGCCTGGTATCTTGAGAAACTGGAAATTAGAGAAAATGGATCATGACTCAGTTTAATCTCGAACTCTTCGCCACTACTACTGGTAGACCTCTATAAGATCAAGTAAGTTATTATTCTTGCAAGTCATCGTAATCTCTAAGCACAACTTAGGATTCTGATTTCAACTAGAATACAATGACACATCTGCAGAATTATTTACCTAAACATCGGTATTTATCAACTTGCATTCACATaccatggtatggtatttggttaTTACAAACAAATTAATTTGGCTATCACAAAATAAGTATTGTTTAGGGACTCGGTATTCTTTTCTCAATATAGAGGGATTCAAACCATGCCTAAACTGTATGGTTGATTAAACCAGTGAGGGAAGAGCTGACCCGGGTCAAAGCTATTTAAATAAGAATGCATGTGTAACGTAAATGTTTctatgttaaaaatgtttttagttttcAAATAAGGTGTAGAATTACACAAGTATTGGCATATTGTACAACTGGAAACAAAATCGGCTAATTCTGAAACTAAAATTCATGAGCAAAATCAGCTGAGATTATATGCTGAACCCATTGTAAAGGGTATGCCTATTGAGCTGTGATTGCAAAACCAATAATCCTATTATATGGGATGAAAAGGAAGAGTGAAATATGTGTGAGAAGAACATAGTGCTGTGTAAAGTGAGTGCATTGTAGACAGAGGGAGTGTCTAAGCAAATAAATGGAACTCAAACCCACATTGGGCAATTCAACTTGCCAATGAATAGCTGGTCCATCCCCACTGACCCTCCTCCAACTCGATCAAGAAATGGAGAACACACGGCTGCAATAATTGGGGGTATTCAGATTTATATAAGGCTTGAGATAAATGTCATCGTtggcaataaaacaaaaatcgtAAACACTACCCAGTTATCTAATGCCATCAATTCACCCACTACGAATGGTTTTCAGAAAACAATCTCCCAGTCTCAAAATCATTTGCTCTGCAATACCATAAGCTGTCATGGGAAGTG
It includes:
- the LOC124153642 gene encoding zinc finger protein 622, whose amino-acid sequence is MSSVQPEMYTCIACRVAFKNSEVQRQHYKSDWHRYNLKRRVAELPPVSAEEFQRRVLLQREKDEAENKESSVYCNYCKKSFNNQKSYENHLNSKKHRDSVSSYINENSVSASNNVDSKSKIASGSGSSGSKSGPREFVNRQDARRRMDSDISTDSEIEEVDSDEWEEISGEAIPVNDCLFCNHHSCNVEKNLKHMTLVHSFFVPDVEYVVDMDGLLTYLGEKVGEGFMCLWCNTRGRTFYSLEAVRKHMIDKGHCKMLHEGEALAEYVDFYDYSSSYPTDSENPDEEVMIPVLEDSDYTLTLPSGAVIGHRSLMRYYRQNLNPNRSLVLQKGIHRVIAQYKSLGCATTCAEALQRKARDVHYMKKVQAKNVLKLSTKANKFQRYFRPQVNF